DNA from Krasilnikovia cinnamomea:
CGACAATGGGTTGCTCGTGCCAACAAGCGAACTCGACGCCTCCTCCGAACGTCTCATCGATAGAATGCGATCTGGGGTCGGGTCTGTGCGTGAGATTGGAGTTCCCACATGAGACGTCTGACCTATGCTCTCCCCATCCTCGCGGCGGCCCTCTCCACCGCGCCTGCACCCACGGCCGCCTCGGCGACCGGTCACGGCCAGGGGCATCGCGGCTGCGTGTCGGTGCGGCCGGATGTCGGCTTCTACCAGGCCGGACGAGTCGCCACCGAGATCCTCACCGTGCCCGACTCCCCTTGCCGGACGATCAGCGTGTCGCACGTCAAGGACCCAGCCAGTCCGTCGGACCGTTGCCAGACCTTCCTCGTCGGGTTCTATCCGCTGGTTAACGGCAGCCTGACCTACACCGACCCGGTAACGGCATGCGGGCCGCGCCGCACGGTACTGGCTCGCGACGTCCCCAACGGCACCCGGTACATCGTGTTGTACGACGTCGACTACCTGGAGCAACGGATCCAGTTCCGAGTTCATCACTGAACCGGCCGATCCCCATCCACCCGGCCGGCAGAGGGCCACCTGCCCGGGGAGCACCGATCTGGAGATCTGGAGACCAGCCGCCGACCCGGCGACGCCCGCAACCGGCTCGCAACCGTCGGAGGACCGCCGCCGCAACCACGGGATCCGACCGTTCGGCGTGTTCGGCCGTGCCCGGGAGTCCCCGCGCCGCGGCCGTCTCGACACCTGAGACGGTCCATGCGTATTCTGCGAATCACCGCCACCTCGCTGCTGGCGGTCGCCGCCTCGTCAGCGTTCGCCATGCCGGCTCAAGCCGCGCCGAAGGACTCCGACCACGACGGCATGCCCAACTCGTGGGAGATCAAGCACAAGCTCAACCCCCGCAGTAAGGCGGACGCCCGCAAGGATCTCGACGGTGACCGGCTGCCGAACGTTCTCGAGTACCGGCTCGGCGGGAATCCGCGCGACGAGGACACCGACAACGACGGCCAGGACGACGGCGACGAGCGCAACACCCGAACCCGCGTCGACAAGGCGGACACCGACGGTGACCACATTCTCGACGGTGACGAGGACTGCGACCACGACGGCGTGGCCAACGAGGACGAGGACGACGCGACCGAGCGGTGCGCCAAGGACGACGACGACGTCGACCGCGACTTCGTCGCCGACGAGGACGAGAACGACCTCGGGCTCCGCGTGGGCGATCGCGACACCGATGCCGACGGGGTGCCCGACGGCAGCGAGGACCGCGACCGCGACGGCCGGGCCAACGAGGATGAGGACGACTCCGGCCACGATGCCTGCGACGGAGACCGGGATCACGACGGCAAGCGGGATGAGGACGAGGCCGACCGCCTCGGCACGGTCGAGAGTTTCGAGATGGGGACCGGCGCGCTGGTCGTCGTCACCACGACTGGGTCGCGGCTCAGCGCCAAGGTGACCGACGACACCGAGATTGAGTTCGAGGACGGGCACGACGCCGAGGAAGAGGGCGCCGATGTGTCGGTGCTACCGCAGGCGCCGGAATCGCGGAGCTGGAGCTGAACCGCTCGGCGGGCACCGTCAAGATCAAGATCATCTAACCGGCGAAGCCCCTGTGCGGCTTCGGGGCGTACGGCTGCATCGGGCGCCCGCCGGAGGACGGACGATTCGCGGCCCGCCGACCACCACCATGGTCGGTGGGCCGCCCCGCCACCGCCCAGGAGAGCGGCGAGACGCGACGATCGACGTCGCCCAGTTGGAGAAGCTGTTCCTTTCGCTGGCGTGACACTCCCGGTCTGGGCGCGCGCCGGCAGGGGGCGGTGGTTGTCACCGCGCTCCTCGCTCTCGGGCCTCCCGTTTCGGTCCCGTGTGTGTTCTGGTGGGTAGGTGCCGAAAAGGGCCATCCGGCTCTGTGTCAGATCGTGCCGATGACGACAAACGCGGCGACGGCGAAGACGAGGTAGGCGAACAGGCGCTGCAGGCGCCGGGTGGGTATCCGGGTGGCGATCCGACCGGCGGCGAGTGATCCGGCGATGGCGGTCACGGTGAAGGCGGCGGCGATCCGGTAGTCGATCGCCGCGTCGCTGGCGTGCGCGGCGAACCCCGCGAACGAGTTGATGACGATGATGACCAGTGAGGTGGCGACGGCGGCGGGCATGTCCAGGCCGAGGAGCAGGACGAGGGCGGGGATGAGGAAGCCGCCGCCGACGCCGAACAGGCCGGTGAGGAACCCGACCGCGATCCCGGTACCGACGGCGTCGAGTCCCTCAGCGCCGAGCAACACGGCGTCGACGCCGAGGGGGAAGCTGTGCCCCCAGCGTTGGGAGAGGAGCAACGCTGGGGGCTGCCGTCGAGGGGGCTCCGGGTTGGCGGGCCTGCGTCCCGACGGGGCGCATCACAGCAGGCAGGGGTGGGCCTCGGTCGCCTGAACTTGGCTGTGTGGCGGCATCGGTAGCAGCACAACCCGTCCATCGGCACCGTGCCCTTCGCGGTTACCTTCACGATCGGTGTGACGCCTCCAGATGCCCACGTCGTGCCATATGCCCTTCAGCGTCTGGCCGAACTGGTCGGCGAAGCAGACTTAGACGGACCTGCGGGCGGCGATTCTCTCCCGCCGGCCACGGTACCGCCGCCAGTGCGCGATGGCCTGCTCGTCACGCTCGATCGCGCGGTGGATCAGCAGCAGAGCGGTATAGCTCAGCCGGCGCATCACCTGCCACGCCCGTTGCCAGCGCGGTACCTCCAAGTCCTGACGTTGCTCGGAAGCATCCGTGAGTCCACGGGACCCTGCGTCCGGAGGCTTTCCGTCGTGCGGAGATCAGCCCCGAATTCCAAGGAAACGGGGGCTGTGATTGGGTGCCGTGGCAGGTGAAGGTTTAGATCCAAATTGACCGCGCCTGCTATCAACCATGTATGACGGGTTCGATCGTGCCGACCAACGGGATGGCGTAGGCATCGGGTTCGGACACGTTAAACCCCATATCGATCATTGCGCTCGCCGTGAGATCGGATGGGGTTTCGTGTTATCTGGCCTTTCTCGAAGTCCCGGCTATTCCGAGACGGCAATCGCTTCACCGGCCTCCGTTCAACTGACACCGTCGACGCGGCGCCGGAGGTTTCCACCCGTCCGCTGGTGACTTGGTCAGCGCCGAGTCTCCGCTTCCAGTGTCGGCCAGCTGCTCGGCCTCGCCGAGGGGACGGTCTTCGGGCTCGCCGGCGGCGTACTCGATCACCAGAGTGCCGGGGCCGCAGACGACCACCATGTCCCGCGCCCTCAGATACGCCGCGACATCCCCTAAGAGCTCCTAACTCAATCGGGTGTATCGGTATGACCTGATCTTCGGTGTGGTCGTTGTCGGTGACATGAGGAAGCGCGACCCGCAACCGTGGCTGGTCGACGACGACCTCTGGACTCGGGTCGAGCCGCTGATTCCGAAGCAGCGGCCGCGGTCGGGTCCTGGTCGTCGACCGGTCGATGACCGCAAGGTGTTGTGCGGCATCCTGTTCGTCCTCTACACCGGCATCCGTTGGGAATGGCTACCCCGCGAGCTCGGCTTCGGCTGCGGCATGACCTGCTGGCGACGGCTGCGTGACTGGAACAACGCCGGCGTCTGGCAACGGCTGCACGAGGTCCTGCTGGCCGAGCTGCGTGCCGCGGGCAAGCTCGACCTGTCGAGGGCCGTGGTCGACGCCAGCCATATCCGAGCGCTCAAGGGCGGCCCAAAACCGGCCGGAGTCCGGTAGACCGCGGCCGGCCGGGCTCCAAACACCACCTCATCACCGACGCCGGCGGTGTTCCCCTCGCGGTGCTGCTCACCGGCGGCAACCGCAACGACGTCACCCAGCTCATCGCACTACTTGAAGCCGTTCCGCCGATCCGCGGCAAACGCGGACGGCCCCGCCAGCGGGCCCCGAAGGTCTACGCCGACCGGGGCTACGACCATGACAAGTACCGTGCCCAGGTCCGCGAGCTCGGCGTCACTCCGGTCATCGCCCGCCGTGGCACCGCGCATGGTTCCGGGCTGGGAAAGTTCCGGTGGGTCGTCGAGCAGACCTTCGCGCTGCTGCACTGGTTCCGTCGTCTACGCATCCGCTGGGAGATCCGCGACGACATCCACGAAGCCCTACTCAAACTCGGCTGCGCCCTCATCTGCTGGCGCCGCCTCCGAACCACAAAGAGTTAGGAGTTCTAAGTCCGCCAGGCCAGCCAGTTCCGCGTTCGCCGCGATCAAGTCCTCAACGAGCCGGACTTCCGACCGGTACACCCAGCGCGGCGCATCCTCCGAGGCCGGTTGGGCGCTGGTGTGCCCGTGACGGCAGCGGTATCCGGCCCGCCCGTTCACCCAATGCCCCGACATCCGTCGGCCGCAGACCGCGCAGACCAGCAGGCCGGTCAGTGCGTACCGGCGCTGCTGCCCGCCCTCAGGTATCGCGCGGGCGGTGATCTCCTGGGCCTCAGTGAAGTCCTCGTCACTGACCAATGCCGGGTGGGTGCGTTCGGGGCAGATCACCCAGTCCGTACGGGGATTCCAGACCCGGACCGGGCCGAGACTGGTCCGCCGATCTCCTGGTACCGCTTCCCGATGATCGGTGAACTGCCGATTCCACACCTGCCGACCCGTGTACCGCGGGTTCGCCAGGATCGCCGCCACCGTCCGCAGCGTCCACACCGTGCCCTCACGGTGCGGGTTCCGCGCCCGGTCGTGGGTGCCCGGCGACGGCACCCGCCGCTCGTTCAACGCCCGGGCGATCCCGGCCGTGCTCCAGCCGTCGAGGCGCCGGGCGAAGATCCACCGCACATGCTCCGCCGCCACCGAATCCACGGCCAGACGATGCTGGCGCCGGCCCCAACTCGCCTGCACCGCGTTCGAATGCGGACCGCCGTCCACCAGCCGGTAGCCGTACGGCGGTCGGCCACCAAGATGACGGCCCTGCTCCCGCACCTGCGCCGTCATCGCTGCTCGTACCCGGAACCGCGTCCGCAGCACCTCCCGCTGCGACTGATGACCCAACATCATCAACAACGCCCGATGATCAGAATTGCTGAGGTCGACCGGCCCTTCGGCCTCCGGCAGCCACACCTGGACGCCGAAGGCCTGCAGCTGCTCGATCACTCGGCCGGCCTCGCCACCGCCGGCGAACGCCCGCTCGAACTCCGCCACCACCACCGCATCGAATCCGCGATCCGGCTCCGCCGCCGCAGCCAGCAGAGCAGCGGCCCCCGGCCGTTTATGCCAGGGCAGACTCCGCGACGCCCCAGGGTCGAAGAACTCCACCACGAGCCGGCCCCGACCAGCCACCACCCGCTGCGCCGCCTCCACCTGCCACGCTCGCGACGACACCGGATCCTGATACTCAGCCGTCGAAATCCGCCCATAGAACGCGAACCGCCACCCACCACGGGTGAGCGGTCGACCTCGACCACGCGCCCGCAGTACAGGCTGGCCACTGCGCAACCATGCGAGCGGACAGGCGAAAATCCTTGCTGACGGACAGTTGAGTCCCGGCTCGCGGACACCGGAATTCCTGGTGGGCGGTCAGGTGATCTCCGTCATGGCCACGTGAAGTGGATCTCTCCGGTCGGGTTGGGTGCCGGTTGCTGACCTTGCAACCCGACCGACCGGAGAGACCGTGACCAAGTCTGACAGGGAGATCATGGAAATCTTGGAGGCGTACGACCTGACCCGCTGCGCGTACTCAGCGGGGCAGTTGGCCGGCTGTGATCCGAAGACGGTGCAGCGGTATGTGGCGGTGCGCGACGCCGGCGGGGACCCGTTCGTGCGGGTAGGGCGGCCGAAGTTGATCGATGCGTTCCTGCCGAAGGTCGAGGAGTTGGTGGACCGGTCGCAGGGAAAGATTCGGGCGGATCGGGTGCATGAGCGGCTGGTGGCGATGGGGTTCACCGGCACCGAGCGGACCACGCGGCGGGCGGTGCGGGCGGCCAAGGACGCGTGGCGGGCCGGGCGGCGGCGCACGTATCGGCCGTGGGTGCCCGAGCCGGGGCTGTGGCTGCAGTTCGACTGGGGCGACGGGCCGCGCATCGACGGGCGGCGCACGAGTCTGTTCTGCGCGTGGCTGGCCTGGTCCCGGTTCCGGGTGGTCATCCCGACCTGGGATCAGACGTTGGGCACCCTGGTGTCGTGTGTGGACGCCGCGCTGCGGCGCATCGGCGGCGCGCCAACGTATCTGCTCGGCGACAACGCGAAGACCGTGACGGTGGAGCACGTGGCCGGGGTGCCGGTGCGGCACCCGGTGATCGTGGCGGCGGGCCGGCACTACGGCTGCAAGGTGGAGTCGTGTGAGCCGTTCGACCCGGAGACCAAGGGCGGCGTGGAGGCCACCGTGAAGATCGCCAAGCAGGATCTGGTGCCCACGTCGGCGAATCTGCGCGGCCAGTACACCAGCTTCACGGAGCTGGTAGTTGCCGCGGACGAGTGGTGTGATCACGTCAACGCCCGGCCGCATCGGGAGACCGGGGTGGCGCCGGTCGAGCGGCTGGCCGTCGAGCGGGAGCTGCTGCATGTGCTGCCGGCCGACCCGCACGCCGCCGCGTTGGGCGAAGAGCGGCTGGTCAACGACGACCAGACGGTGCGGTTCGGGTCGGTGCGGTACTCCACCCCGCCGGGGCACGTCGGGTCGCGGGTGTGGTGCCGTGTCGTGGGCGACGAGTTGGCCATCGCCGCGATGACCGGCACCGGCGTGGCCGAGATCGCCCGGCACCGGCTGTCGACTCCGGGCCACCCGCGGATCGCCGACGAACACTACCCGGGACATCCCGGCGGCAACGGGCCACGCCCGCCGCGGCCACGGGCCCGAACCCGGCAGGAGGCGGCGTTCCTGGCCCTCGGCGCGGGTGCCCACGACTGGCTCGTGGAGGCCGCTGCCAGCGGCGCGACCAGGGTGCGGGCCAAGATGGCCCGGGCCGTGGAGTTGGCCGCGATCGTCGGCGCCGACCGGGTCGACCACGCGTTGGGCCTGGCCGCCGCGGCCGGCCGGTTCGCCGAGCACGACCTGGCCGCGATCCTGGACCACCTGTCCTGCGCCGGCGACCCGGCCGACGTAGTGGTCGCCGACGAAGCCCACTCGGCCCAGCCCGGCACCGGCCCCTGGACAGGATTCGGCGCATGACCACCGACACCACCACGGACCTCACGATGGACGTGACCACCCCGGCGCCGCGGCCCCGCGGCCGGCGCACCACCACGGCTCCGGCGGCGCCGGCGTTGCCGGCCGAGCTGGAGGCGCTGCTGCGCCGGATGCGACTGCCCTACCTGCGCGCCGCCGCCCCCGAGGTCATCGCCACCGCCAAGGCCCAACGCTGGGACCCCGCCGAAGTCCTCCGCGTGCTGCTCACCGAGGAGGTCATCGGCCGTGACGCCGCGACCCGGCGGATGCGCCGCAAGAGCGCGAACTTCCCCGCCGGCAAGACCTTCGCCACCTGGCGACCGGACGAATCGTCGATCCCGGCGGCCACTCAACAGGCGCTGTCCACCCTGGAATGGATCGGCCGAGCGGAAAACCTCGCCATCGCCGGCCCGTCCGGCACCGGCAAGAGCCACTTCGTCGAAGCCCTCGCCCACACCGCGATCGACAACGACCTGCGGGTGGCCTGGTTCACCCTCGAAACACTGACCACCGCGGTCGGCCGAGCCAAGGCCGACGGGTCCGTGGCCCGCACCGTCGCCCGGATCTGCCGGGCCGACCTGATCGTGGTCGACGACATCGGCATGCTGCCCGCCGGGCAGGACGCCGCCGAGGCGTTCTACCGCGTCGTCGACGCCGCCTACGAACGCCGGTCGGTGGCGGTCACCAGCAACATCCACCCGTCCGGCTTCGACACCATCATGCCGAAGACCCTGGCCACGGCGACCGTGGACCGGCTGCTGCACCATGCCCACCTGATCACCACCAAGGGCGACAGCCACCGCCTGGCCCAGGCCCTCGCCGGCAAGGGGGTGCAGCCCTTGACCACCTAAACCCAGCAGGAGATCACCTGGCCACCAGCACGGAATTCCGCTGTCCGCCCACACGGAGGTCACAAGACCGCAGGACAGGACTTCGTCCTGACCGTTGACAAACCACGCATCAAAGGCACCCGACGGCGCAGTCACGGATGAAGGCAGGGGTGTCGGCATCACAGATCACCTCACGCAGCGACGAACCAGCCACTAACCCATCAATACGTGGCAGACCGACCCGCTGTCGTCGCCCAATCGAGACAGGTCACCCTCACCACGCTCACCGAATACCGGTGACCACTCCAGCGAGACAGCCCCTAATCTGCCTGCTCAGTCCTCGGCAGGCGCACGAGCTCCGCCGACGGTTCGGGATTCCTCTTCCGAGGGGTCACATCATCCAGTGTCGTTGTCATCACGGCACCTTCCTCGTCGGCCTACGCCCGGCGGGTCAGGGCGGACAATCCGTCAGATCCACAGTCCCGATGATGTTGAACGGCCGTACCCGGTGTATGTCGGGGAGTGGGGGAGGCGTGGTGGGTGTGCACTGAGCGGCGACCAGCAGCGGACGACGGGGCACGCCGGTCAGCGCAACTGCGGCGAGCACGAGGCTCGGGCGGGGTTTCGTCGGTCAACGCGGCGGCGAGTGCACCCGGCGGACCAGGCGGGGTCACCGCCGCCGGCGGAGCAACACCTCGGCGTACGTGGTCGGCAATGATCCTCGGCCGGGTGGCGCCCAGGTCCTTGGAAGCCAGCGCGAAGGCACCGTGGTGCCCACGCCCAGCGCCGGTGCGCCGAGGTCCGCCCGGCCGCCGGGAAGTCCTGGCGAGGTGGAACGGGCGGGAGGCTGCTTGGGCGCTACGCGCCCGGGTGGTGGAACCGGAATCCGCCGGCACTCACCGGTTCGTCGCTACCGTACGCAGGTGCCGGGCGATCCGGCGTTGGAACGCCCCCCGCGGCGGGATGAATGGTGATCTCAGCTTGCCCGACGCTGGTGGCGGCCGGGCGGGTGGCGGGTGGGTCGTGTGCGGCGGCCGGGCGCTGCTACGTCCGATGCCAGGTGCGTGGGCTCGTGTATCGCACGTTGCCGAGCTTGTCGTACGCTCGGACTTGCACCTTCATGGTGCGCGGCTGCGTGCCGGTGGCGACCTTGAGGACGTACGCGGCGCCGCGATCGGTGGCGACGACCTTGCCGTTGATCAGCAGCTGAACCCGGGCGACGCCGCTGGCGTCCGTCGACTTGGCGTAGACGGTCACCGTGCCGTGGACCTTCGCCTTGTTCCGGGGCGCCTTGGTGATGGTCACGGACGGTCCGGCGTTGTC
Protein-coding regions in this window:
- a CDS encoding Midasin, producing the protein MRILRITATSLLAVAASSAFAMPAQAAPKDSDHDGMPNSWEIKHKLNPRSKADARKDLDGDRLPNVLEYRLGGNPRDEDTDNDGQDDGDERNTRTRVDKADTDGDHILDGDEDCDHDGVANEDEDDATERCAKDDDDVDRDFVADEDENDLGLRVGDRDTDADGVPDGSEDRDRDGRANEDEDDSGHDACDGDRDHDGKRDEDEADRLGTVESFEMGTGALVVVTTTGSRLSAKVTDDTEIEFEDGHDAEEEGADVSVLPQAPESRSWS
- a CDS encoding sulfite exporter TauE/SafE family protein: MLLSQRWGHSFPLGVDAVLLGAEGLDAVGTGIAVGFLTGLFGVGGGFLIPALVLLLGLDMPAAVATSLVIIVINSFAGFAAHASDAAIDYRIAAAFTVTAIAGSLAAGRIATRIPTRRLQRLFAYLVFAVAAFVVIGTI
- a CDS encoding IS5 family transposase (programmed frameshift) — protein: MRKRDPQPWLVDDDLWTRVEPLIPKQRPRSGPGRRPVDDRKVLCGILFVLYTGIRWEWLPRELGFGCGMTCWRRLRDWNNAGVWQRLHEVLLAELRAAGKLDLSRAVVDASHIRALKGGPKTGRSPVDRGRPGSKHHLITDAGGVPLAVLLTGGNRNDVTQLIALLEAVPPIRGKRGRPRQRAPKVYADRGYDHDKYRAQVRELGVTPVIARRGTAHGSGLGKFRWVVEQTFALLHWFRRLRIRWEIRDDIHEALLKLGCALICWRRLRTTKS
- a CDS encoding recombinase family protein, giving the protein MRSGQPVLRARGRGRPLTRGGWRFAFYGRISTAEYQDPVSSRAWQVEAAQRVVAGRGRLVVEFFDPGASRSLPWHKRPGAAALLAAAAEPDRGFDAVVVAEFERAFAGGGEAGRVIEQLQAFGVQVWLPEAEGPVDLSNSDHRALLMMLGHQSQREVLRTRFRVRAAMTAQVREQGRHLGGRPPYGYRLVDGGPHSNAVQASWGRRQHRLAVDSVAAEHVRWIFARRLDGWSTAGIARALNERRVPSPGTHDRARNPHREGTVWTLRTVAAILANPRYTGRQVWNRQFTDHREAVPGDRRTSLGPVRVWNPRTDWVICPERTHPALVSDEDFTEAQEITARAIPEGGQQRRYALTGLLVCAVCGRRMSGHWVNGRAGYRCRHGHTSAQPASEDAPRWVYRSEVRLVEDLIAANAELAGLADLELLTLCGSEAAPADEGAAEFE
- the istA gene encoding IS21 family transposase — protein: MEILEAYDLTRCAYSAGQLAGCDPKTVQRYVAVRDAGGDPFVRVGRPKLIDAFLPKVEELVDRSQGKIRADRVHERLVAMGFTGTERTTRRAVRAAKDAWRAGRRRTYRPWVPEPGLWLQFDWGDGPRIDGRRTSLFCAWLAWSRFRVVIPTWDQTLGTLVSCVDAALRRIGGAPTYLLGDNAKTVTVEHVAGVPVRHPVIVAAGRHYGCKVESCEPFDPETKGGVEATVKIAKQDLVPTSANLRGQYTSFTELVVAADEWCDHVNARPHRETGVAPVERLAVERELLHVLPADPHAAALGEERLVNDDQTVRFGSVRYSTPPGHVGSRVWCRVVGDELAIAAMTGTGVAEIARHRLSTPGHPRIADEHYPGHPGGNGPRPPRPRARTRQEAAFLALGAGAHDWLVEAAASGATRVRAKMARAVELAAIVGADRVDHALGLAAAAGRFAEHDLAAILDHLSCAGDPADVVVADEAHSAQPGTGPWTGFGA
- the istB gene encoding IS21-like element helper ATPase IstB, producing the protein MTTDTTTDLTMDVTTPAPRPRGRRTTTAPAAPALPAELEALLRRMRLPYLRAAAPEVIATAKAQRWDPAEVLRVLLTEEVIGRDAATRRMRRKSANFPAGKTFATWRPDESSIPAATQQALSTLEWIGRAENLAIAGPSGTGKSHFVEALAHTAIDNDLRVAWFTLETLTTAVGRAKADGSVARTVARICRADLIVVDDIGMLPAGQDAAEAFYRVVDAAYERRSVAVTSNIHPSGFDTIMPKTLATATVDRLLHHAHLITTKGDSHRLAQALAGKGVQPLTT